The Rhodanobacteraceae bacterium genomic sequence GGCCGCGCACCTCGTCGCGCAAGGTGGCAAGGTTGCGCTGTTCGACGTCAACGAGGAAAAGGGCCAGGCGTCCGCGAAGGAACTGGGCGATGCGGCGCGCTTCTTCAAGACCGACGTGGCCAGCGAGGATGGCGTGGCCGCCAATGTCGCCGCCGCGCGCGAGGCGATGGGCGGTCTGAACGTGGTGATGAACTGCGCGGGCATCCTGGGCGCGGGCCGCGTGTTGGGCAAGGAAGGTCCGATGCCGCTCAAGACCTTCGCGACCACCGTGATGGTGAACCTGGTCGGCAGCTTCAACGTCGCCAAGGCCGGCGCGGCGCTGATGCAGGCGAACGAACCCGGCGAGGACGGCGAGCGCGGCGTGATCGTCAACACCGCGTCGGTCGCGGCCTACGAAGGCCAGATCGGACAGGCCGCGTATTCGGCGTCCAAGGGCGGCGTGGTCGGCATGACCCTGCCGATGGCGCGCGAATTTGCACGGATCGGCGTGCGCGTGATGACCATCGCGCCGGGCGTGTTCCATACCCCGATGGTGGACGGCATGCCGGAGCAGGTCTATCAGTCGCTGTGCGCGCAGGTGCCGTATCCGTCGCGGCTCGGCAAGCCCGAGGAATTCGCCGCGACCGTCGCGTTCATCCTGACCAACCGCTACTTGAACGGCGGCGTGATTCGGCTGGATGGCGCGATCCGGATGCAAGCCAGGTAGGGATACCGCAGCCCCGGCCAGGACAGGGATGTCCGTTGATCCGGGACCCACTCCCTCAATCCTTCCCCCGCCCCAACCCTCCCCCGCAAGCGGGGGAGGCAGGAACAAAAGCATGAAAGCCTCCGACGTCAAGAAAGGCAACGTGGTGGAACACGAAGGCACCGTGTACCAGGTGCGCGACCTCGAACGCAGCGCGCCCACCGCGCGCGGCGGCAATGTCACCTTCCGTTTCACGCTGTATTCGATTCCGGGCGGGCGCAAGTTCGACCTCAGCCTGCGCGCCGACGACGATCTCAAGGAAATGGAACTGGTGCGCCGCGCGGCCCATTTTTCCTACAGGGACGGCGATGCGTTCGTGTTCCTCGACGCCGAGGACTACACGCCCTACGCGCTCGACCCCGACGTGGTCGGCGACAACGCGGCGTACATCGTCGAAGGCGTCGAAGGCTATTACGTGCAGTTGATCGACGACGCGCCGGTCGCGCTGCAGGTGCCGACCAGCGTCGCGCTCACGGTCGTCGATACCGCGCCGGAACTGAAGGGCGCCTCGGCCACCAAGCGCACCAAGCCCGCCAGGCTCGACAGCGGTGTCGAGATCCAGGTGCCCGAATACATCCGCACCGGCGAGAAGGTCTGGGTCAACACCGTGACCGGGGAGTTCTCGGGTCGAGCTTGACGCGTTTGCGCGATGCGAAGTAACGCATCGCGCGCGTCAAGCAAGGGGTGAGGCGGATGCCGAACGGGCTGCACGCCATGGATGGCCGCTTGCCTCAGTCCACGACGCGCCTGCGCGCAGGCCGAGAAAAGCCGCGGAACATGCCATCCGGCGCTTGTCGTGGAATAAAAGCGCAAGTATGGTACGGGGCGCTTGTGCCATCGCGCGAGCCCGCGCCGCTTCGAGGGGAAGCGTCGGCGGATACATCTGGGGCGCAGGGTGTGCCCGCCCACGGTTCCCCCGCCGCGGACCCGACGTGATTTGGGAGCACAAATGATCTTCTGGCGCGTGAAGCCGCTTGACCAGATTCTCGCAACCGCCGAAAAGAAATCGCTGAAGCGCCAGTTGGGTCCGATCCAGTTGACCCTGCTCGGC encodes the following:
- a CDS encoding 3-hydroxyacyl-CoA dehydrogenase, which codes for MQLDQVKAVVTGGASGLGHAVAAHLVAQGGKVALFDVNEEKGQASAKELGDAARFFKTDVASEDGVAANVAAAREAMGGLNVVMNCAGILGAGRVLGKEGPMPLKTFATTVMVNLVGSFNVAKAGAALMQANEPGEDGERGVIVNTASVAAYEGQIGQAAYSASKGGVVGMTLPMAREFARIGVRVMTIAPGVFHTPMVDGMPEQVYQSLCAQVPYPSRLGKPEEFAATVAFILTNRYLNGGVIRLDGAIRMQAR
- a CDS encoding Elongation factor P-like protein — translated: MKASDVKKGNVVEHEGTVYQVRDLERSAPTARGGNVTFRFTLYSIPGGRKFDLSLRADDDLKEMELVRRAAHFSYRDGDAFVFLDAEDYTPYALDPDVVGDNAAYIVEGVEGYYVQLIDDAPVALQVPTSVALTVVDTAPELKGASATKRTKPARLDSGVEIQVPEYIRTGEKVWVNTVTGEFSGRA